In the Engystomops pustulosus chromosome 2, aEngPut4.maternal, whole genome shotgun sequence genome, one interval contains:
- the SEBOX gene encoding homeobox protein SEBOX, translating into MEKILRAAFFPTSDLPVPLWSNQDTMPATEAKTKETVSPINGTPSQRKRKRTLYSKWQQVELESVFEVIPYPDISTREHLAKIIRLPESKVQVWFQNRRARKSKSGKFDKLLYRRGSSLRAHHFCLRSSSPSQKCYLRDTLIPMPLPSNQPIPHVHPGPHTSSMQQPEYPSFPHMPSECYLQPNSQPDLHWQNLNPSPEYSCDATFYDSQLMDLEPFTIPSKGSYWDRFPHTMNENGSQTSLGYISDVIYNAAILTNLGDL; encoded by the exons ATGGAGAAAATACTGAGGGCAGCTTTCTTCCCCACCTCTGATCTACCAGTGCCACTATGGAGCAACCAGGATACTATGCCAGCTACAG AGGCTAAAACAAAGGAAACAGTATCCCCAATAAATGGGACCCCCAGCCAGAGAAAGCGTAAGAGGACGCTGTACAGCAAATGGCAGCAGGTGGAGCTAGAGAGCGTCTttgaagttatcccctatccggaCATCAGTACCAGGGAGCACCTAGCCAAGATTATTAGACTACCGGAGTCTAAAGTACAG GTTTGGTTTCAGAACCGCAGAGCCCGGAAAAGCAAGAGTGGCAAGTTTGACAAGTTACTTTATAGGAGAGGATCTTCACTTCGGGCTCATCATTTCTGCCTGCGTTCATCTTCTCCCTCCCAGAAATGTTATCTTAGAGACACTCTAATTCCTATGCCCTTACCTTCTAACCAGCCTATACCTCATGTACATCCTGGTCCACACACATCCTCCATGCAACAACCTGAATACCCATCATTTCCACATATGCCTTCTGAGTGTTATCTGCAACCCAATAGTCAGCCGGATCTGCACTGGCAGAACCTCAACCCAAGTCCAGAGTACAGCTGTGATGCTACATTCTACGACAGCCAGCTGATGGATCTGGAGCCATTCACAATCCCTTCCAAAGGATCATACTGGGATAGGTTCCCTCATACAATGAATGAAAACGGGTCGCAGACATCACTAGGATACATATCTGATGTCATATACAATGCTGCCATACTTACTAACCTGGGAGATCTCTAG